One segment of Solanum lycopersicum chromosome 1, SLM_r2.1 DNA contains the following:
- the LOC101244128 gene encoding B3 domain-containing protein REM20-like, translated as MEKGFVKIFSPENSGKRLKIPTSFTYYKNRKLPMKINLRDRFGNMWPVGVNKIGGNLYFQYGWEKFIEDNSVEVGDFLVFDYDGNKMFDFKLLGRTKCEKNGVGGLKAEEMIVEHQKSRESKEKNWASDSCNSFSSYDNDVEYMGERDEDEDEDEDKDEEYKETKKVACYVEDEEEDDEDEEEEDEGENQRTNTHKKEALRSKAFACKVRNRHDHFGVDIFKSGRATQPKNPYFVAKIRSKRRDQLYVPVDVVKDYKLELPSSMTIRDSIGREFVTKLNKWKDGRIWLVGGWRSLCRWNLVEKNDHCICEFVRGKRNKDLHLRVQVLREGESSVTL; from the exons atGGAAAAGGGCTTCGTCAAGATTTTCTCTCCTGAAAACAGTGGAAAGAGGCtc AAAATTCCCACATCTTTTACATATTACAAGAATAGAAAATTACCAATGAAAATTAACCTTAGGGATCGATTTGGCAATATGTGGCCTGTAGGAGTGAACAAAATCGGAGGAAATTTGTATTTTCAATATGGATGGGAGAAATTTATTGAGGATAATAGTGTAGAGGTTGGagattttcttgtttttgactATGATGGAAATAAAATGTTTGACTTTAAATTACTTGGAAGAACTAAATGTGAAAAGAACGGAGTTGGAGGTTTAAAAGCGGAAGAAATGATTGTTGAACATCAAAAGAGTAGAGAGTCAAAAGAGAAGAATTGGGCTAGTGATAGCTGTAATAGTTTTTCTTCCTACGATAACGATGTGGAGTACATGGGAGAACGAGATGAGGACGAGGATGAGGACGAGGATAAGGACGAGGAATATAAAGAGACTAAAAAGGTAGCATGTTACgtggaagatgaagaagaagacgatgaagatgaagaagaagaagatgagggAGAGAATCAAAGAACTAACACACATAAGAAAGAGGCGCTACGATCAAAAG CCTTTGCTTGCAAGGTGAGGAATCGTCACGACCATTTTGGTGTAGATATATTCAAAAGTGGACGTGCAACACAGCCGAAAAATCCTTATTTTGTAGCAAAAATAAGATCAAAGAGGAGAGATCAACTG TATGTTCCGGTTGATGTGGTAAAGGACTACAAACTTGAACTGCCTTCAAGTATGACCATTCGCGACTCTATTGGCAGAGAATTTGTGACGAAACTCAACAAGTGGAAGGACGGTAGAATATGGCTTGTAGGTGGATGGCGCAGTTTATGTAGATGGAACCTTGTGGAGAAAAATGACCATTGTATTTGTGAATTTGTAAGAGGAAAGCGCAACAAAGACCTTCACTTACGGGTTCAAGTTCTCCGTGAAGGAGAAAGTTCTGTTACATTATAG